One Lepisosteus oculatus isolate fLepOcu1 chromosome 4, fLepOcu1.hap2, whole genome shotgun sequence genomic window, TCAGCCAGGTAGGGCTCGGCGGGCGGACCCCACCTCCCCCGGTGGGGTCGGGTTCGATTTCCTGGGAGCTTCTGTCTCAGGTCGGCGGGCCGCTGGGTTTTAAGAAGCCTCTGCTTCTTTACAGAGGCAGAGCGCCGCAGACGAGGCGCAGACAGACGGCGTGATGCGTGGGGTGGGGTGACGTTCTGTTCTGCTTTGAAAACTCTTGTTTGGAGCTTCTCCGTTCcaataggaacaaaaaaaaaacactgaaaagtagCTTTTGAGGCTGGTTTGGCTCAACCTGGGACAATAATTCATGCCGTCAGATCAGCGATTGCACCCAGTACACCTGATCCCCTGGCCTCCGCTGACAGACCACAAATCTGTAGACACATCCTGATCGTCGCTGTTTATAGATAGACCGGTGGGGGCTGGGAGAGTGAGCTCTTTCTAGTGACAAAGGAAGTAGCTGCACGGCAGAGAATTCGCACAACAAAACCTTAAACCCTCAGTGGTCACGTCAACACCATCTTGGCGAGAGCAGCCCGTGCCGAGTCGTTTTCACGCCTACTGTAGGTGAGTTTGCAGCACGGCATCTTTTAATGCTGAAGTAGCTGAAGGAGGGAGCTGCGTGTGGGCTGCacaggaacaagttaaaggtttattccaggctgaaaagagacgaAAGGAAACACCTTCCTTCTCTTGTCAGCATCGTTTAACGCTGCCGAGCAATGCCTCAACTTGGCCCAGAAAGGCCAAACTATAAGTTCAAGCACAGCCTGCCGAGCAGCTGGACCCAGATGATACATTGCTGGAACAGGGGACAGCGGTTGCAGGGGGCAGGGGGGCTGTGGAGCTCACTGCAACGCTCCTGTGCGCTCCGTGGACGGCCACCTGTCGCTCCCAAAAGAGCTGGGGTTACAGGccctggccagcagggggaggggggcggggCACATGGGCCTGTTTCCGCACGTCTCCTCATTCACTCCTGCTGGGGCTCCCTGTGGGATCTGGGTTTGGAGTGAACGCGCCGTCACACGCCAGGAATAGATCTCGGTCCTGCGGGGGGCTTCACGGCCAGACGCCGTTTTCCCATCATCACTCAGTGCCACAGGCCGGCAGTCTGTACCTCTGACAGCCAAGACTGCCTGCACTCCCTGCGGGAAAACCGTGTTGTGCTTCCCTTTCCGACCTGTTCCAGCCGCCTGTGAGTGTGGATGTCGGAGCAGGGGAGACTGTCAAACTGTCAGGGCTGTCAGAACAAtccagttctttgttttaaGGATAAAACAAGCACAGCTCCACTCGGAGAAGGGTTATAGTCTCTGTGAGACAGTATACAAGATTCCTGAGACACAAGCGGAGTGAGAGACAGGCAGTGTGAGACACAGGCAGGAGTGACACACAGGCAGGAGTGACACACAGACAGTTTCAGCCGCAGGCAGTATGAGACATGGACATTGTGAGACACGGACATTGTGAGACGTGCGCATTGAGAGACACGGGCAGGGGTGACACACAGGCAGTTTCAGACACAGGCAGTATGAGACATGGACATTGAGAGACACGGGCAGGGGTGACACACAGGCAGTGTGAGATGCAGGCAGGGGTGACACACAGGCAGTATGAGACATGGACATTGTGAGACGTGTGTATTGTGAGAAACGGGCAGGGGTGACACACAGGCAGTGTGAGACGCAGGCAGGGGTGACACACAGGCAGTGTGAGACGCAGGCAGGGGTGACACACAGGCAGTGTGAGACGCAGGCGGGGGTGACACACAGGCAGTGTGAGACGCAGACAGGGGTGACACACAGGCAGTGTGAGACGCGGGCAGGGGTGACACACAGGCAGTGTGAGACGCAGGCAGGGGTGACACACAGGCTGTGACTGTGTCGTGCTGGTTCCAGAGCGAGCTGGAGCAGACGCTGGGAGAGAGTGCGGCGCTGGGGGCGGCCGGCGTGGTGCTGTGGGGAGATCTGAGCTTCGCTGGCTCCAAGGTCAGATGCCGCCTTACGTTCATCTTCATCTAAACATCTGTCTGTCTTTCCATAATTTTATACCACTTTATCTGCTCCCGGGCCCAGTCCAGCAGGGCTTTCTGAAGACAGGATAATTTCATTGTAATCAGTCAAGCAGGAGATTGGTTACATTAAGTAATTTTTGGAACAAAACTCTTAATacccaaaattaaattaatttcttaatgAATAAATCAGTAAGCCATCACTGCAGTGATTACTGTCAGTCTGTCCCTGTGGCATGTGTTGATGACATCACTGCAGAGTGTGCTGATGACATCGCAGCAGCGATTACTGTCAGTGAGTGGCATTTCAGTCTGTGGCGTGTTCTGATGACATTACTTCAGAGATTACTGTCTGTCCCTGTGGTGCGTGGTGGAAACATCACTGCAGCAATTCGTCTGTCTCTGCAGCGTGTGCTGATGACATCACTGCAGTGATTACTGTCAGTCCGCCTCTGCAGCGTGTGCTGATGACATCACTGCAATGATTACTGTCAGTCCCCCTCTGCAGCGTGTGCTGATGACATCACTGCAGTGATTACTGTCAGTCCGCCTCTGCAGCGTGTGCTGATGACATCACTGCAGTGATTACTGTCAGTCCCCCTCTGCAGCGTGTGCTGATGACATCACTGCAGTGATTACTGTCAGTCCGCCTCTGCAGCGTGTGCTGATGACATCACTGCAGTGATTACTGTCAGTCCCCCTCTGCAGCGTGTGCTGATGACATCACTGCAGTGATTACTGTCAGTCCGTCTCTGCAGCGTGTGCTGATGACATCACTGCAGTGATTactgtcagtctgtctctgcAGCGTGTGCTGATGACATCACTGCAATGATTACTGTCAGTCCCCCTCTGCAGCGTGTGCTGATGACATCACTGCAGTGATTACTGTCAGTCCGCCTCTGCAGCGTGTGCTGATGACATCACTGCAATGATTACTGTCAGTCCCCCTCTGCAGCGTGTGCTGATGACATCACTGCAGTGATTactgtcagtctgtctctgcAGCGTGTGCTGATGACATCACTGCAGTGATTACTGTCAGTCCGCCTCTGCAGCGTGTGCTGATGACATCACTGCAGTGATTactgtcagtctgtctctgcAGCGTGTGCTGATGACATCACTGCAGTGATTactgtcagtctgtctctgcAGCGTGTGCTGATGACATCACTGCGGCGTGTGCTGATGACATCACTGCAGTGATTACTGTCGGTCTGTCTCTGCAGcatatgctgatgacatcaCTGCGGCGTGTGCTGATGACATCACTGCAGTGATTACTGTCGGTCTGTCTCTGCAGCGTGTGCTGATGACATCACTGCGGCCTGTGCTGATGACATCACTGCAGTGATTactgtcagtctgtctctgcGTGCGTGTGCTGATGACATCACTGTGGCGTGTGCTGATGACATCAGCTGACTtgttctgtctgtgtccagcgCCGCTGCGAGACCCTGCGGGACTACGTGAGCTCAGACCTGGGCGGCTACGTGAGGAATCTGACCGCGGCGGCCGCCCGGTGCAGCGAGCTGGAGTGCAGCGGGAACGGGCGCTGCGCCCGCCGGGACCCCCACAGCGGCGCCACGCTGCCCCCCGCCAGCCTGGGGTCGCCGGGAGAGGTCGCGCCCCCAGGCCTGCGGGACTCCGCCTTCAGCTGTGTGTGCTACCAGGGCTGGGCGGGACCCCAGTGCCAGGACAGGCTGCCCAGCGCAGGGGGTGAAAACACAGCCGCCTCCTAGCCCGGGAGACTGCTGAACATCAACGACTGGCGCCATTATTTAAAGTCTCCGAGTCGGGTTCGAGCGCAGGCACCACCCCTCTTTAGACCGTGACTTATTGGctcctccatccatccatccatccagtttCTCACCGCCTCGTCCACTTCAGGGTCACGGGGAGGGGGAGCCATAAGCTTACTGGTTATAATTCAAACCAGTGAAGGTCTCTGAGAAACGTTTCTTCTGTCAAAACGGATCTGTTGGCATTGCTCATCGCTCAAAGCAGAAGAGGGGCggggttttgttttcttatctGTTTATAAACTTAGACAACCAACAGATGACCACTGTGTAGCAATTTGGTGCTGTTGCAGACATacttgcaaaataaaataaaaaaggtctaCAGCTTACTTTGCCGCACTAGagctgcctgtctctctgaggGGGCTGTGGGCCTGACCTTTGACCTCACACGCAAGCCAATAGGAATGCGGAGGGGTGTTATTGAACTTTGCAGGAAGAGCCATGAGTGATTCCTTAGCGtagtttaattaatttcacattgCTTTATAAACCAGGAACTTTAGCTTTGACAATCAACAGTTATTATACCTTTAATGCAAAATCTCTCAGATTTGTTAGGGTTTATAATTTGACAGTAATTATGGTTTTTCTCAGTCCTGGTGTTTATAATGCCAGCGATCACCTGCAGCGCCATGCCGCCTGCACCTGGAAGCTCGGCCTTGGGCTCAGTCCTGCAGGGTCTGACACAGACGCTGGCCCCGAAGCAGGGGGTGGGATTATCCACCAGACACGGCAGGCTCTGAGCCGAGGGCCCGGGGGAAGATTTCaatcttttttatttgtgtggTAAAAGCTGTAACAGAGATCTCTCTCCCTGGATAAATGTATGTGTATCTGGCAAGAATGGGCACAGTGAATACACACAGAGGAAGAGTCATGTCAACGTCATTTTTTGTTAAGGAAAGTAAAAGATATCAACACCATGAAAAACGCCTCCATCACAGGGCCTACAAGGACCTGGAGCCGGGCATGTGTACAGCATGGCTTGGCCGTCGCCGCTGCGTGCAGGGGTGCGCGTTCTGATCGGGCTCTGCTCGTCCTTCTTCCTCCGGTTTACTCCCGGCCAGGCTCTGACTCTGTGGGCCCGGGCCTGACCCAGCCGGTCTGGGGTCCGGGTCTGGGTCTGGGTCTGCGCAGTCGCTGCGAGTCCCAGGTGGGGGGGGTTCCTCAGGGACTGTGGCGCCCCCTGGTGGCAGTCAGGTTGCGCAGCAGCTCCTGCAGCGCAGGGAGGAGCTGAGAGACCTCCCGGGACAGCGCCTTCCTCTCCCATGAGGCTTGGGAGAGGGCGTACAGGGAATCAGCTTGCTGgactgcaggacagacagacagggagggagggagagctgGCTTTTACAACCTTTAGAAAGCTGAAAACGGCAGGCTGGCTGGCGTGGTCTTCTCAGCGTGCTCCCTCATCATGCTACACTGCCTCTAATGAGCTTTTCACTGGACTTTACTCCAGTTGGACACCTTCGCCACCGCTCGCCCCCTTCAACAGCCTCGAAGGCACGGGCGCCAGCCTGCCCAGCTTCTAAACCTCACACCACGCTCTGGAGAACAGGGGCCAAAAGCTCAGGGCGAAAAAGACCAGTCCGGATTGTATTCCGGAGCACTCTCACTCTGGTCCATCCACCTGTCCCTTTCCTAACGGCTTGATCCAGTTCAGCGTCGcggtgggggagctggagcctatcccagcgatCAACGGGCACGAGGCAGGGTGCACCCAGGAgagggcacatacagacacgcacacactcacgccagggtcacttttcccagaagccagttaacccaccagcctgtctttgcactatgggaggaaacccgtGTGAACCCATGGGGAGAGCACGCAAACTCCACGCggacagcactccaggaatcgaacccagggcccaagcaCTGCAAGGCACTGAGCCGCCCTTAACCTTAAGGCAATTTCTGCCCATCTTAGGGAAGCAGGGAAGCAGCCCTTTGTGGCAGTAAGTGGCTCCTTTTGAGAGGTAACTTTCCCCCCACTCTGATGGAACCAGGAGACGGCAGAGGGAAGTGCCCTCACCCAGGAAGTAGAAGATGAGCGCGAGGGCCACCAGCAGGAGGGTCACTGCCACACACAACCAGGAGAACCGGCACAGCCCCGGGGTGCAGCAGGCACAGCACCTGCCCCACCGCCGCCTCATTGGGTATCCGGTCTGACAGACAGCCGGCGCGTCCAGCGCCAGAAGGTTCCCATTGGAGGAGCCGTGCTGGGGGCGGGGAGATCTGCTGCCTGGGGGAAAGGGGGAGACACAGGCCAGGTCAGTTCGGTCCTCGGGTATCCCTCCGCCAGTACGTCTGCCCTGCGATGCCGGAAACGTCCATCCCTATCATCCCAAACGCCTGCCTCCGTTATCTGGGCCTCTTCCACAATCCCAGCTGCCGGTGTGACACGTGAGGACGTTCTCAAGTGAGTTTATTTTCATGTGTCCGACACGGTCTCGTCCACAGTCCAGCCCTGACGGCCCGGTGAGAATTCCTCCGGCCTTGTGTCCCGCTCAGGGTAGTGACTCTGTTGTATCGCGGGGATTGTTGTGCTGAGGCCTGCCGCTGTGGCGGTCTCGGCTTCTTCGCCCCCCTCCCCGGAACCCCAGACAGAGAAAAGTGGGAACCCGCGTGCATGCTGGGAGAGGTCAGGAGCACTCACCGGCCTGCGTCTTGGCGCCAGGATCGGCGCAGCCGTTGAAGCGGTGCAGGTCGGCGATGGAGTCGACGGAATGCAGCTCGATCTCGGTCAGGTCCCGGTCACTGATGCGGACGAATCCCGCTGCGGGGGAGGGCGGAGCCTTTAGCATGGCTTCTGTCGTGGAGGGAAAGACGGAGAGAAATGGGAAGGCGGTATTATGGCTGAGGGCCTAAAGCTCGCTAGACTTTGTCAACGTGCCTTTCAGATCTTCaacaataaacacaaaaatcagTGCTGATCTGATTGGCAGTGTGTTGGGATGACTATCCCGGAGTGCTGATCGGATTGGCAGTGTGTTGGGGTGACTATCCCGGAGTGCTGATCTGATTGGCAGTGTGTTGGGGTGACTATCCCGGAGTGCTGATCTGATTGGCAGTGTGTTGGGGTGACTATCCTGGAATGCTGATCTGATTGGCAGTGTGTTGGGGTGACTATCCCGGAGTGCTGATCTGATTGGCAGTGTGTTGGGATGACTATCCCGGAGTGCTGATCGGATTGGCAGTGTGTTGGGGTGACTATCCCGGAGTGCTGATCTGATTGGCAGTGTGTTGGGGTGACTATCCCGGAGTGCTGATCTGATTGGCAGTGTGTTGGGGTGACTATCCTGGAATGCTGATCTGATTGGCAGTGTGTTGGGGTGACTATCCCGGAGTGCTGATCTGATTGGCAGTGTGTCGGGGTGACTATCCCGGAGTGCTGATCAGATTGGCAGTGTGTTGGGGTGACTATCCCGGAGTGCTGATCTGATTGGCAGTGTGTTGGGGTGACTCTCCTGGAGTGCTGATCTGATTGGCAGTGTGATGGAGAGCTGTAGTAGCCTGGAGCCACGATGCTGTGGGGTCAAGTGATCTTGCAGGGAGCCGACAGGTGTGAGCAGACCCCAGGGGCTGGTCACAAGCACCTGACGCTGCGCCTTCCGTACACCTGCTGGCGATGTCATTCATCACTTCATTAAACTTCAAGACCAGCTATTCCAGACCTAAACTCCCTCGAACTGCAGCTGAATGCATAGTGATTAGTCATTTCTTGAACTGAGCTTGCAGTACGAATTGCTCATAGATGACCTGACTTGAGCAAAGCACAATATTCAGGAGATGATCTGCTACTTGGCTTCCCATAGTTGATTGAAGCAGATCTTACAACCCTAAAATTTTACTTTTCGGCAAGACAAGAGGGGTCTACTCACACGAGTCTTTGTCGGGCCACGCCTCAGGATTCAGTGtcacttgtttttgtttttggggTTGGGGGCAGGTTGCCCAAATTTTGGGGAAGCAGTAGCCACCCCGGTTCCCTCCTAGAACCACCCCTGCAGCTCATACAAAGAAGCTCATTTTCCAAAAACACCTCTCATACCAACACAAGAGCAAAGTCCATCCTTCCCTGAAGCGTCACTGTCTAGGATCATATGATTGGGCTCCCGGACTGAGTCAAGACAGCACTGAAACAACCACTTTTGGGCAGCTCTGTCTCTTGACTACCATTGTAACCTACTTCCCAGACAGTCaccccttttctggacaccgaGCTCAAAGCATCTCCAGTCCACAAGTTCTGAAGTGCAGTAAAAGCTTAAAGCATTAATTCCACCAAGTCCAtagctcctcttcctccctaCTCCCCACCCCCTTACCTTGTTACCCGGTCTCGAAAAAAATGTGTCGTCCCACGTTGGAGAAGTAGGGGTGTCTTTGAAGAAGGAGGCCCTGTCCCCAAAACAGTCCCGGTGCAGGAAGCCTGGACCTcagagatagagagagagacGCATCCGAGTCAGAGGAAGAGCCGAAACATTTGCAAACAGAAACTCTCCGCTTCTCCCCAGCCCGCGGAGCTTCTCGGGAACGATTCCAGGCCCtgttccctccctccctctccctctccctctccctctgtcacTCAGCCCCGGCCAACAGCAGGAGCCCCTGTCCTAAAATAGGAGCAGGAATGTGGGGAGTTATAAATAGCAGGGCAGGGGGATGATTCAATTATCAAACTCCGGGGCAGAGAGAAGGCACTGCATGACATCCGAGGACTCACCATGATCACAAAACTAACACTTCCTTCTCTTTCTCCCCGACCTGCCCCGACTCTGTGCCAGGACAGTGT contains:
- the LOC138238450 gene encoding uncharacterized protein, coding for MLKAPPSPAAGFVRISDRDLTEIELHSVDSIADLHRFNGCADPGAKTQAGSRSPRPQHGSSNGNLLALDAPAVCQTGYPMRRRWGRCCACCTPGLCRFSWLCVAVTLLLVALALIFYFLVQQADSLYALSQASWERKALSREVSQLLPALQELLRNLTATRGRHSP